CAGTACACTGCCGTTAACGCTGAGCAAGTAAGACAAGCCAGTGAAGAAAGACAATATTGTGCAAATGCTCACACATTTCTTGACCCTACTTGTACAGGCAAAATCCAGTACAAGAACCCAGGCCTTCATGATTGAATTACCAATACAGTATCCAAGTAAACAGAAAGTCCGAATATTTCATTCAGCGTTTATTTATTTGCCATCATGCAATAGGACAAGCTAATGCCATCTTTAGACTCCAGCTTTCATCTGGTTGTTGGGTGGTAGTGCCATGCCCAGGTGGATCCCCACGGTCAGTCCAAACTCCTTGGTGGCATGTTTCTCATGGACCTCAGGCTTCAGCTGATAACCCTTCTCCCTATCAAAGCAGTCCAAGGGAGTGAAGTAAAGTGGTTTCTCTCCCAGGACACCTTGCAATCGTGTACGCCAGCCCTCAAGCATGGTGCCGCGGACCTCAGAGGGAATGTGAGAAGGAGCCCAGAAGATCTGAGGCGCCAGAACCTGGAAGCCACAGTAGTGCAGGATGCCAttctgagagagaaacacattagTGTTGAGTCACTTGAAATGTTACGTTTACCACCGACAGCTCTTTTATTGCTTGGTTGATGCAGTACCTGCAGTGGCCATAGTGTGACATTCATGTCTCCATTAATGCCATTTGAACTAAACATGGACTCATGAGACCCAGTTGTGAAGGAGAGCATGGCCTTCTTGTCCTGTGCAGAAAACCAAGAAAttaaagcataaaaacaaacCGCTTTACCACAGTAATGCAAACCTCTCCATTTGATATTTTACCTTAAAGATTCCCTGGCTGTAGCGTTTCTCTTGGGAGTAGGCAAAGCCCAGTGAGAGCACCCGGTCGATCCAACCCTTCATGATCGCAGGAACAGTGAACCAGTACATGGGGAACTGAGAAGTAGGCCTTGAAGTTAGTGCAACACAGAGTCAGGGCTTAAACACACGTTAGTCACTCAGTCTCTACCTGAAAGATGATGAGGTCTGCCTCAGTGAGTTTGCGTTGTTCTTCAGTGATGTCAGCACACAGTTTTCCCTCCTGCCATGCGAGATTAGTCTCCTCTGCATAACGGAAGTGATCTGCATTCTTAACttctcctgcagagacaaaatGATCATAATTCTGAAAACCAGAATAAAACGagacactaaaataaaaattaaatctagataaatatttgtatacCAGTGATGTCCTCAGCAGTAGCAGTGGCTTTAAACTTCATGGCGTACAAGTCAGATACTCGAACTGTGCAGCCCTGGGCGGCTAAAACTTCCTCAGCAGCATCTTTGGCTGCAGCATTGAATGACCCTGAGCTCTGGTGTGCATATACAATCAACACTCTCTTTGCTGCTAAACCAAGAAATAGAAAATTACAATTAGTCTGAAATTCAGCAAattaaacatagtacaaatctATGAGGCACAACAAGAGACACATTGTCAAAAAACCCTCAGCAAATACAAGAACACAGAGTTAAAAAGGTACCCATTCTGAAGTGATGCCTTGCAAATGATGAACTTGTGGAGTGTCAATGGAAAGAGTAGCTCATGCTTGAACaaaactgaagctgctgcttttaTACAACACAACACTCATTTATCACAGGTGCTGTCAATCATCAATCAATGTCATTGTTCAATCAGCTGCCATCTCTCAGGACTCatcaatatatttacatatacttATTAGGACTGCATTTTTAAATGGAGAGGAACCTTTGCACCACTAAAAGCTAcgaatatttatgtttttaaccaGTTGCAGATTTAGCCCGTTTCAAACACAGGATACAGTTAAAATAATACTCTTGCACATACATTTTCACAATCAAGGCAATGTGTGCTTTTCCCATTTTAGGGGTCTCCTTTGTTCACTAATAGAACATTGATGAGTTTTAATAGTCGATAGGCATTTGTCAAATCAGTAAAGCCATTGTCCATATTTTAAATTTTGGAGGCATTCTGGTGTTTATGATGCAGACTTCATCTCTGCGGCCTCTGTTTTTTAAACCATcccaacatacagtatgttggtcCTCATTGCGCTTCATATTGAGCCTCTGGCTGCTTTCCCTCTGTTGTGACGGGAAGGAACCATGCGTTTTGTCAGTAAGCATTTTTTAATGGTTTGTGAGGGGTTGAGCTACATAACCCCATATTTCTTGCAACATTGCATGAAGTACTTGTATGTTTCACACTTTCTTACTACACGTGTCAAGTATGTTGATGCGTGCAGTTCAAGGGTATGGCAGATCTGCAGCCCACTTTGAAACAAAACCATGCATTGATCGAGTACATATGGGCATTCAAAAAGGTACATACCTA
This portion of the Cottoperca gobio chromosome 21, fCotGob3.1, whole genome shotgun sequence genome encodes:
- the LOC115026409 gene encoding NAD(P)H dehydrogenase [quinone] 1-like isoform X2, which gives rise to MAKRVLIVYAHQSSGSFNAAAKDAAEEVLAAQGCTVRVSDLYAMKFKATATAEDITGEVKNADHFRYAEETNLAWQEGKLCADITEEQRKLTEADLIIFQFPMYWFTVPAIMKGWIDRVLSLGFAYSQEKRYSQGIFKDKKAMLSFTTGSHESMFSSNGINGDMNVTLWPLQNGILHYCGFQVLAPQIFWAPSHIPSEVRGTMLEGWRTRLQGVLGEKPLYFTPLDCFDREKGYQLKPEVHEKHATKEFGLTVGIHLGMALPPNNQMKAGV
- the LOC115026409 gene encoding NAD(P)H dehydrogenase [quinone] 1-like isoform X1; protein product: MAAKRVLIVYAHQSSGSFNAAAKDAAEEVLAAQGCTVRVSDLYAMKFKATATAEDITGEVKNADHFRYAEETNLAWQEGKLCADITEEQRKLTEADLIIFQFPMYWFTVPAIMKGWIDRVLSLGFAYSQEKRYSQGIFKDKKAMLSFTTGSHESMFSSNGINGDMNVTLWPLQNGILHYCGFQVLAPQIFWAPSHIPSEVRGTMLEGWRTRLQGVLGEKPLYFTPLDCFDREKGYQLKPEVHEKHATKEFGLTVGIHLGMALPPNNQMKAGV